From the genome of Chlorocebus sabaeus isolate Y175 chromosome 21, mChlSab1.0.hap1, whole genome shotgun sequence:
gggcGGTGATCGTGCcactcactctagcctgggtgacagaggaagaccctgttgaaagacagaaagacagaaagacagaaagaaagaaagaaagagagagagagagagaagaagaaagaaagaaagaaagaaagaaagaaagaaagaaagaaagaaagaaagaaagaaagaaagaaagaaagaaagaaagaaagagacagagagagaaaggaaggaaggaaggaaggaaggaaggaaggaaggaaggaaggaaggaaggaaggaaggaaggaaggaaggagagaaagagagagagagaaagaaagaaagaaaggaaagaaagaaacaaagaaagaaagaaaagaaaagaaaagaaaagaaaagaaaagagaaaagaaaagaaaggaaggagggagggaaggaaaggagaaagagagagaaagagaggaaagaaagaaagagaaagtgagagagagagagggagggaaggaaggaaggaaggaaggaaggccggCCTAGTCACCAAAagcaagaaatttttttaaatgctactaTCTATTGGGCATTTACTAATCATATTGCTATGCTCTGCACCCATACTAAgtactttatataaattatctcatGTACTGCTCTAAAACTAATTACTGCTGTGTAAATGGAGGTAAAAAGAAACTAAGCTTTATTTCTGACTCTATTGTTCCTTTAACTGGCATTGCTTTCTTTCTCAGCTGCACCTAATTGGctgtaattttagttttcttttaaactgCCTTAAATATTCAAGACTAAGCAGCAATAACtaactgaatatatttatataacatgttatttttgtcatgttgctTTCCACCACTGGAGACCTGCTCTAAATTCACTTGGACATTTGAGGATAAATCATGCTCACTAGCAGTTTTGAAAATGCAGTTTCACTGAAAATACAGGCATCAGAAATTTTGTAAGCAACTTAAAAGAAAGTTTAAGAATCTCCAATGTattcattgaaaaataatttgaatttatgcttagaaaaatagaattattaagAAATCTTACATACTCATGTTTATAAATATCTTCACTAAAGACCAATTGTATATATGGCGTAACACTGTCCTCAAAGAACATGCCGTGAGAATTGTTGCAGTTACCAGAGGGTTAAATTTGGCTAACTCATTTTTATTAATGTGCCTTTTAATTATGAAATAGCATACtcagagaaaatttgaaaaacatttttgtaaagtGGTGCAATATTGAAGAAAGTTGATAACTTTCAGGCCAGATTTAAACCTCAAATCTACCTCTCATTTACCTGGACAACTCATTAGCATCTCTGAACCTCACATTTTTTCTATAAAGTGAGAATACTATATTACAGAGTTGTTGTCAGTTAAATGAGAACGGTGTCTGATCATAATAACCAGTCAACAACTGTTCACAACTCTTCCCCTCCTAGGAAAAGGATCTCAAGGCAGACCTGCTTCGGGTCTGCTCTGTAAAGAAGCAGGAATCCTCTGCTCCCAGTAAATTGCTTCCTGACCTTCTTTGGTAACagactatttttaataaaagtgatgGATCATTTCCCATTATACAGTCAAAATGTGTGTACCCATCTCAGGGCAGTCATGAGTGACCATTGCCCATCTTTTGACCCCAGATTAAGAACACCTGCTGTACTATTTTAATTCTGCCTTCAAATCCTCTTACAAAACaaagacatctttaaaaaataaaattctttaggTGTCTTGCGGTTAAATGCAGGGAAACCACAGCCCCTTATTTTTGATAGTTTTGGGAAGAATGCAGTGTCAGAACACAAACCCATAGTAGACAAATAATTTGCACAGAAACTTCATAAAAGTATTGACCTGATTTGCCACCTTTTAAAGCACACAAGTAAATGTTTACCCTGTGTCTAGATCCAAATGGGTGAAGAAAAAATGAGTGACAATAAATCTACTTAAGCTCACTTACATAATTGTGGCCATACCTTTTTTTCACATTACATTATTAGAACATTGGACAATAAGTCAAGAAACAGAATGTTCTacaaagtaaactttaaaaattggtaAGCATCATGTACTTTTTCcagaagacattttattttgttgaatcAAAGGTGGCTTTTTGGCACTGAGCAGCTCCGTGGAGTCATGGCAGTCCTCGTTCCCTAATCCTGAGCCTGCCTGTCGCTGCTGGCAGTCATCCACTTGTTTGGATTTCAAACTGCATTAAATCCCTTCCTATAGCTGTCACTGCCAAGCAGTTGCACTGGCTCTGTCCTACCTTTCTGTTGGCAATTCTGTTTTTAATCCTATGCTTCAGTGTAGTTTATATAAACCTTTACAGAGGGATAAAACTTCCTGTAATTAATTGTTTGGGTGAACGTGTACTTGGGAGAGCTATTGGCAAAGTGGCCAAATTTGCATTCCAGCTCCTTTCATCCCCACCCTTGAGCTAACCAAGTCCTGTGGATTCTTCCCTTAGCATCTCtggaaacttcttttcttttcttttttttatgaccACCTTTCCAATCTTGGCCCTTCAAACTTGAGTGACAACAGTCTCCCTGCCTTGagtctctttcctccttctcccaccGTGCATACGGTTGTCAAACTCATCTTGATAAACTAGTGTATCGATTGTGGCTACACTCCCCTGCTCCCACATCTTCCATAGACCCCActatctgtaaaataatattCAGTCTGGTCCCAACCCGTCTTTCCAGACTTGGTGACACAGGTCTACTCTGCCTGAGATACTCGCTGTGACACCCTTGCTTGTTCCTGGGGCTTTGACACATTTCCAAggtccctttcttcttcctcttcaaatCATACCCAATTGCCCAAGCCCTGCTCAAATCTCCCCCCTCATGAAGCCTTCTTGATGCCTCCCAGCTCACCATGATCTAATTTCCTGAAGTAATTATGCTAACTGGGCATTTGAAGAATTATTAACCAATTGTGAACTATCTGCCCCTTAACATTGCATGTATAGTTGTCTTCAAAGGCTGTTAAATTATGTCATGTTCATTACCTTGTACTGAGTGCCTCGTATCCTTATCCATGTTTGGGGGTTTTACTTTAAGTCAAGAAATTTAATCACATCCATTTGGTTTTCTCTAGAGCTGCAGTTCTCAACCTTTTGTGTGGTAGAGACACACCTGGAGAACATGTTAAAAAAATCTCCTGGGTTCCACCCTTGAGAGATAATAAGGTCCAAGGGGAACCCAAATATCTGTGCTTCAGGTCAGCTTAGTGGCTCATCCTATTATACCAATTCctcggaaggccaaggtgggtggattccttgatctcaggagttcaagaccagcctgggcaatatagtgagactccatctcttaaaacaaaaattggaaaaaaaaaaaaaaaaaaggattagcccagtgtggtggcaggcacctgtggtcccagctacttaagaggctgaggtaggcagattgcttgagcctgggaagtcgaagctgcagtgagccatgatcatgccactgcactccagcctgggtgacagagcaagaccctgtctcaaaaaaataaaaatgaaaaaatctgtGTTTCCAAGTTCCAagtgatactgatgctgctggttgCCTTTAAGCATCTCACAAAGAATGAACTCATAAATGCTAATATAGTATATGTCTATGGATACTGAATAGtgggttttttctcttttcttctattcCATGCTCATGTTCTCACTTCTTCCTTTTAGATTGACTTTGAAGATGTGATTGCAGAACCAGAAGGGACACACAGTTTCGATGGCATTTGGAAGGCCAGCTTTACCACCTTCACTGTGACGAAATACTGGTTTTACCGCTTGCTGTCTGCCCTCTTTGGCATCCCAATGGCGCTCATCTGGGGCATTTACTTCGCCATTCTCTCTTTCCTGCACATCTGGGCAGTTGTACCATGCATTAAGAGCTTCCTGATTGAGATTCAGTGCATCAGCCGTGTCTATTCCATCTACGTCCACACCGTCTGTGACCCACTCTTTGAAGCTGTTGGGAAAATATTCAGCAATGTCCGCATCAACTTGCAGAAAGAAATATGAATGACATTTCAAGGATAGAAGTatacctgattttttttccttttaattttcctGGTGCCAATTTCAAGTTTCAACTTGCTAATACAGCAACAATTTATGAATGAATTATCTTGGTTGAGAACAAAAAGATCACTTTCTCAGTTTTCATAAGTATTATGTCTCTTCTGAGCTATTTCATCTATTTTTGGCagtctgaatttttaaaacccatttaaatttttttccttaccTTTTTATTTGCATGTGGATCAACCATCGCTTTATTGGCTGAGATATGAACATATTGTTGAAAGGTAATTTGAGAGAAATATGAAGaactgaggagaaaaaaaaaaaaaagaaccaacaaCCTCAACTGCCTACTCTAAAATGTTGGTCATTTTATGTTAAGGGAAGAATTCCAGGGTATGCCATGGAGTGTACAAGTATGTGGGCAGATTTTCAGCAAACTCTTTTCCCATCGTTTATAGAGTTAGTGGATTACTGCCATTCCTTCCATAATCCAGTAGGATCCAGTGATCCTTACAAGTTAGAAAACATAATCTTCTGCCTTCTCATGATCCAACTAATGCCTTACTCTTCTTGAAATTTTAACCTATGATATTTTCTGTGCCTGAATATTTGTTCTATAGATAACAAAACCTAAGTGCCTTcctgtttttcacattttccttttcaaacaGGGTCTAACTCAGCAACTCGCATTAGGTCAGCAGCCTCCCTGAAGACCAAAATTAGAATATCCATGACCTAGTTTTCCATGAGTGTTTCTGACTCTGAGCTACAGAGTCTGGTGAAGCTCACGTCTGGGCTTCATCAGGCAACATCTTTATCCATAGCGAGTATGGTCAACACTAGCccaatgaaatgaattaaagtgGACCAATAGGActgagccctctgtgggctggcAGGCCTGGAAGCCAGCTTTCCCTGCCTCTCATCAGCTGAATGAGGTCAGCGTGTCTATTCAGCTTCGTTTATTTTCAAGAATAATCACGCTTTCCTGAATCCAAACTAATCCATCACCGGGGTGGTTTAGTGGTTCAACATTGTGTTCCCTTTTCAGCTGATCAGTGGGCCTCCAGGGAGGGGCCCTAAAACGGAGGCCATTGTGTGAGCCTATCAGAGTTGCTGCAAACGTGACCCCTGCTCAGTAAAGCACTTGCAACCGTCTGTTATGCTGTGACACATGGCCCCTCCTGCTGCCAGGAGCTTTGGACCTAATCCAAGCGTCCCTTTGCCCAGAAAGAAGATGGGGGAGGAGGCAGTAATAAAAAGATTGAAGTAGTTTTGCTGGAATAAGTTCAAATTCTTCTGAACTCAAACTGAGGAATTTCACCTGTAAACCTGAGTCATACAGAAAGCTGCCTGGTATATCCAAAAGCTTTTTATTCCTCCTGCTCATATTGTGATTCTGCCCTTGGGGACTTTTCTTAAACCTTcagttatgcttttttttttttttttttttcatacacttATTGGAACTCTGCTTGATTTTTGCCTCTTCCAGTTTTCCTGACACTTTAATTACCAACCTGTTACCTACTTTGActtttttgcatttaaaacagACACTGGCATGGatatagttttacttttaaactgTGTACATAACTGAAAATGGGCTATACTGCAtacttttttaatataaagatatttttatctttatatgaagaaaatcacTTAGGAAATGGCTTTGTGATTCAGTCTGTAAACTGTGTATTCCAAGACATGTCTGTTCTACATAGATGCTTAGTCCCTCATGCAAATCAATTACTGGTCCAAAAGATTGCTGAAATTTTATATGCTTActgatatattttacaatattttttatcATGCATGTCCTATAAAGGTTACAAGCCtgcacaataaaaatgtttaacagtTAAACAGTcaacttttactattttttcccaAAACAGGTGTTTACATGTCAGCGtctatgtgtgtctatgtatttGTAGGTAGTGAACATGTGCATAGTGTGTGTACgtgtttgtatgtatttttggGGGGTAATAGCCTCCCACTTTAAAATTATTGCAGAGTCACTCAGGATATTTCTGCTAAGGTCATCACCATTTATGAGTTACTTCAGATAAAAGTTATAATTAATAACAAAGTTTTTTAGCAATTTGCCCAATGTTTTATATGTCATCTAATTTGAGCCCCCAGCAAGCTTGTGTGATGGATATTAATACTCTCACTTGGTGAATGACACAATTTGCATTCGGTGCCAATGCCTTGAACTCTGCCATGTCTTAACTGGGTTTTAAAGAGGTATTTTGCAGTCTCAATTTATGTTTGTTGCTTGGCTAAGTTTACATTCAGGACTTctatattagggttctccagagaaacaaaaccaatagaaGATAGAAGGAgatgataaatagatagatagatagatagatagatagatagatagatagataatagataggatagagataaagagagagatgaagatagagatagatagagatGGACATGGAGATGGAGATAGAGAGATGgagatagatacatatatagagaTGGAGATAGAGATATATAGGGacagatagagacagagatagaaatagagatagagatagatggAGAATGAGATAGAGATATATAGGGATATATACAGACAGAGATAGAAATAGATGTATATCTAGAGATGGAGCTACAGGTAGAGATAAGTGGAGATGATGAGAAAGAGATAGATGGAGATGATAGGGATAGAGATAGAAACAGATGgagatgatagagatagatagagacAGATGGAGATGATAGAGAGCAAGAGTTTATTATAAGGAACTGGCTCACAggattatggaggctgacaagttCCCAAGTCTGCAGGGTGAGTCAGCAAGCTGGgaacccaggagagctgatgatgTAGTTCCAGTCCAACATCAGCAGGCTCAGGAGCCAGGAAAAGCTGCTATTTTAGACCAAATCCAAGGGCAGGGAAAAAAATTCAATGTTCCAGTTTGAAAGCAGTCAAGCAGAAGGAATTCTCTCTTACTTGgtggtcagggtcagggtcagctTATTCTATGCaagccttcaactgattagatgaggcccacccagATTAGGGAGGGCAATCTGCCTTACTCTGTCTATAAATATTAATCTTATCCAAAAGCACCCTCAAAGAAACATTCAGCATAATATGTGACCAAACATATGGACACCCCATGACTCAGTCAAGTTGATACAAAAAGTCAATCATCACAGCTTCCAATCCAGTTCCATCTACAAAAATAACTATATGGTTTTGGACAATTTTACTCCATATTGGTAATAAATAGCTTCATACATCACATATttagcctgtaatcctagcagtttggaagcctgaggctgagactggaggatcaattgaggccaggagttcataccagccttgacaacatagtgagaccatcagaaagagaaaaggaaacaaggaaggaaagaaagaaagaaggaaggaaggaaggaaggaaggaaggaaggaaggaaggaaggaaggaaggagggagggagggagggagggagggagggagggagggagggagggagggaaagaaacaaggaaggaaggaaagaaaagagaggaaaggagaagaaaggaaaggaaggaaagaaagaaaaagaggaaggaaggagggaaggaaggaaggaaggaaggaaggaaggaaggaaggaaggaaggaaggaagcaagcaaggAAGGTCTCATACCTTCCCTGATGTGGGTGCTAATAGTCAAACGttctatgttttaatttataatccATATTTTTAACATTGGGTGGAGGGGAGAAGTAAAGAAAGGCACCCTTAACATAACACAGAGGgctgaaatcataaaataaaaggtCATggcaataaacacataaaatatcaAACTTCTATATATCAAAAACAgtagaaacaaatacaaaacaaatgatAAAGACTGATAACAGAAAGATTTGAATGCATAGTACCATtataatatacttaaaaatacagaGAGCTTTCATACattaagaaaaagatgaataataagCAAAGATAGTTCACAAAAGAAGTACACAACAATCATACAAAAACTTATACTCACTAGGAATGAAATAGTAAGAGTTAAAGCAATGAGACATTATTTTCACCTAAATCTGCAGAGACGGAAAACAAAAGTAATGTCTATGCTGGTGAAGATGCAGGCGAGTGGGCACACTCATTCATTGCATCTGTGAGAGTAACTGGTATAAGCCATTTGGAAGACAATTAAATGCACACATGATATATCCCACAATTCCtcttactaaataaaaataatagaggcATACCAAGGTTCATCATCATAGatgttcattattttattgtCAGTAGCATAATACAttggaaacaacataaatattcaaaacaaCCAAAtcggttaaataaattatggtatatgcATTTAACAGACTtctattaacttttaaatattggaTGGAatagaatatttaatgacatggaaACATGTTCATAGCATGATGTTAACttaaatagtaaaatttaaaaattatgtgtagGATATAatgctattttttgtttaaaatttgggGGTGAGTGGATTTAAAGAATTGTGTCATTTCTGAGCTTCTGCCAAATACTTTACAGACATTATTGcaaatttatacaaaatttcaaaatagatattgatgtccccattttacaaataagatttAAAGAGTTTTAGAAAGACACCCGTTCACCATCACTAATAAGTATTGGAGTTATTGTCTAATCCAGGGGTGTCTATCCTCAAAGCTCTGTTCCTTCCACTCATCTATCCTCCTGCTCTGTGTGGTTTCTGAGCCCTAAGCCTTTCTCCTCTTCATGAAGCTTCCTGTTCCCACTGGCTTGCAGAATTATTTCATCCACTCTGAAAGGCATAATAAGCAAGTAATGTGAGCAGAATTGGAGTAAACATTAGCAGAAGTTAAGTAATAGTTAAAACTTGTAATTAACTTCGTATGTCAAGTGtatcttttataaatgtattagTTTACGTAATATTTGCCATAACCCTATATGGTATGTATCATCATtatcattccaattttacagagtaagaaattgaggcacagaagagTCAAGTAACTtgctcagagtcacacagctagtaactaACAAAGTCAGGATTATGAACCCATGGagtctggctccagaatctgGGGGCTAAACCATGACACCAAATCATACAGTTAGTGGGAATCCCGCAAAACAGAAAGCAAGTTGTGTCTCTACTGAGAACAAGCAATGGTCAACAACATGGGCGCCAattaaattgcaaattaaaacattttgagtctaaaatataaaattaaaactgctCTCACAAATTTACCAAAATCTTTGatttaaacatttacatataaGTTTTTATGACataaaaaaatgtttcataataGAGTATATTCAGTCACATTATAGTTCAGTGACTTTCAAGACCATAAAATGACTAAGTGACAAGTTGATGTGCAGACTCCAAGACAGAGATTTTAATGATGGAAAGAAACACACTTTTTGAAATAAActctaatatttatattatttgacaaatattaaataatctcCACAGAATCAGATTAGGTTCTATCAAGTAACCGATAGAACCATTTTACCATTAAGATTCaagactatttttttctctaggactctccattcatttatttgactTTCATATTCATTCTTAGATCTGCCAGTTGCTTTAGTAATAATGAATGTCTCAAGATGTTGTGCTTTACCCAACTTACCATCAATGCAAACTCTCCCCACTTCCCCAGTGCACACCAATCCTACCGATACTTGCTCTCATCTTATTTTTCCCTTCCACTAAAATGGATGATTCCCTACTCTGAGCAAAAACCATTCTCGTCACATGTGCTCTGAAtctcatcctttcttattttcACAACATCTTTGCTCCATGTGTCATCTCGTTTAACTCTTTTACTATCTATCTCTCCCTGTGTTCTGAATTGCTCTCATTAGCCTCCAAACATCACATATaacttcatcatttaaaaaaaaacacattccCTCCCGTAACCTTATAACCTCCTCCAACCATCAAtgcttcttctcctttcttttacaaccaaaattaacaaaagaattatttatatacattGCCTAAACACTATTAAATTACCCTACCTATAATTGTAGGTAGGGTATAATTTTAAGTCAAGCAGATTTTggggttttgggggttttttgttttagtttttgtttttgtttttgttttatctgagaTGAGTTCTTGATAAGTTGCCCCATCTGGTCTTGAACAcggaggctcaagcaatccgctcacctcagcctcctgagaagctagagCTACAGGTGTGCTCAACAGTGCCCAGCCGAACaggttttttaaacaattttttatttctggttcCCAGATATAGGCATAGGCATGCTCAATAGTCAGTGTCATCCTTGGTTCACGTGGAGCTCTCTtctatttgcttttattatttaatgaTCATTCATTAGCACCTATGAATTCATTACCAAATCAAAGAACTAGATTTCACAACTACACATTTGTTCGTTCTCTTTCCCATCCACCCATCCCCCTGCATCCATATGAGGTAACCATCCTccaaaattttgtatttattatcttcttgcctgttaaaaaatgttaaatacaatCTCCcaaggtgagaaaaaaaaatctagttttagttcttttaaaagtctttttaagGAGTATCATGCAGAATGGACTGTTCtggcatttgattttttttttcacttaacattaagATTTGTTCATATTGTTGAAAATAGTTCTAGGTCATTCGTTTTCAGTGCTATATATTTGTCTGTTGTGTGAACATACCCATTTTTATCCAGCTGCCTCTTGAGGAGGACATGGTATGCCAATGGTACTGCTATAATCATATTTCTATATGTCCGCTGGGAGGGCTTGTGGGCATAAATTCCTCTAGGGATTATCATCAGGACTGAATTGTTCAGCCCTGAAAAATGATACACTCCCACCTTTTCTAGATATGACCAATGACTTTCCAAAGTAATAATAGCAATTTACACAGCCACCAGCATTTGGAACTGTCACACTTCTTCAATTTTGCTAATCAAGTGGGTGTGAAATAGTATCTTATTTTAGTCCTAATTTATACCTTTCTGATTACCAGTAAGGTTAAGTGTCTCTTCACTGGTTTTTGGTCATGTGGGCTTCTTCTGGGAAATGACATGTCATTCagcaagggtttttaaaaaatggtttgtcTTTTATCATTGAGTCATAGGAATTCTTATAGATTCTtaatgtttatcattttatttttacatgtgttTCAAATACTTTTCTCAATTTCTATgcttattttcactttcattgttaaaatgtctattagTGAACATAAGTATTTTGACTTTAGTGTTCAAAgctatccatttttatttttagtactttttaTCATGTCAAAGAGAGATTTTCCTGTGCCAAGATCAGTaagatatttattgtattttaactAGCATTACTGTGGTCTAAGAGTTTAAATATCTTAGGTTTTTCtagcataaaaatattttgcaatatgTTCAATCACATTAAAGATGTACTTTtaacatttaagtccttaatccagtTACATGGAGTTGATTTGTTTGTGTGGCATGATGTAGgaatccaatttcatttttttctgaacgAGACAACCATTTTTGCTAACTTCATTAACTGAAAAtgtcctcctttctcctttaaaCTATAATGCCACCTCTGTTATTTATTGAAGTTCCATTCATACTTGGATTGATTTCTGAACTCTCTATTCTAGCCCActggtcaattttttttcctgtattcatataacattttaaagtgaGTCTTCAAATCTTGTAAGACAAGTTttaatttcctg
Proteins encoded in this window:
- the CAV1 gene encoding caveolin-1 isoform X2, yielding MSGGKYVDSEGHLYTVPIREQGNIYKPNNKAMADELSEKQVYDAHTKEIDLVNRDPKHLNDDVVKIDFEDVIAEPEGTHSFDGIWKASFTTFTVTKYWFYRLLSALFGIPMALIWGIYFAILSFLHIWAVVPCIKSFLIEIQCISRVYSIYVHTVCDPLFEAVGKIFSNVRINLQKEI
- the CAV1 gene encoding caveolin-1 isoform X3; this translates as MADELSEKQVYDAHTKEIDLVNRDPKHLNDDVVKIDFEDVIAEPEGTHSFDGIWKASFTTFTVTKYWFYRLLSALFGIPMALIWGIYFAILSFLHIWAVVPCIKSFLIEIQCISRVYSIYVHTVCDPLFEAVGKIFSNVRINLQKEI